The genomic DNA TCCACGCCGAGGAGGGCGCCCGTGTCGCCCGCGAGTACCTCGAGACCCACGGGAACTACCCGGCGTCGTTCGTCGACGCGGTCTGTCGCGCCGTCCGCGAGCACTCCTACCAGGGTGACCTCGACGACGTGACGCTGGAGTCGCGCTGCCTGATGGAGGCCGACCTGCTGGACAAGGTCGGCGCAAACGGGACCGCGCTGATGCTGCTCCGGATGGGCTACGAGTCCCGGACCCACATGGACGCCAACGAGATGGTCGGCCGGGTGCTGGAGCGTGGGGAGGACGCCGCCGCCCGCGTCCGCTCGGACACGGCCCAGTCCATCGCCCACCAGCGGCTCAAGCGGGTGCGGTGGTTCAAGGAGTGGCTGGAGGACGAGATCGCCGACATGGAGCCGACCGTCCCGGACGAGCCCGAGTGACCGGCTCCGGTTCCAGGCGTCGTGTGCCCGCCACTCAGAGCGTGGACAGCGTCTCGGCCGCCCGGAGGAGGTAGAAGACGCCGAAGCCCGCCAGGACCAGCGCGCTGACCCCGGCCACGGCCGGAGCGAGGCGGTCGACCCGCCGCTGGGCCCCGACCAGCGCGGCCGGGAAGCCCGTGATCCAGAGGCCGATGCCGGCGAACAGTCCCACGAGCAGCGCGGGCGAGCCGGTCTCGACCACGAGGAACCCGGCGAGGGCGTCCGAGAGCGGCGCGAGCGCGTCCAGCGTCCCCGGTTCGAGGAGGCCGACGCCGACGGTGAGCCAGAAGACGATCTGGTAGGGGTTGGTGAGCGCCAGCACGAACGCCTTCCGGAAGCCCCGACTCGACTCGTCCAGGGCCGCCTCCACGTCGGTGAACGTCTCGCGGGCGTCGGCCACCGCCCCGTAGGCGAAGTAGAGCATCAGGATGCCACCGAGCCCGACCATCAGCCCCGTCACCAGCGCCGACTGCCGGACGAAGGTCACGACGCCGGCGACGGCGAGCAGGAAGAAGATGAAGTCGGCCGTCGCCGCGCCCAGTCCCGCCCGGAACCCCTCCTTCCACCCCCGGAGGACGGACTCCTCGGCGATGACGGCGTTCATCGGCCCCGGCGGCGCCGCCAGTGCCAGGCCGAAGACCACCCCCGCGGCCAGCGATACGAGCGTCGACATCGGTCCCGACTAGCGCCGGTCGTGATATAGTCGTTGTGTGGTGGGAATACGTGACACGACCCCCGTATCGGCGTGATTATCGAGTTATCTGTGTGGTTCGGGGCTTGTGAATGGACTCTGGCAAAAATCGGGACAGTTCGCCTACGACGGTGTCGCCTCGGTCCCGTCCCAGCGGACACGCCCCTCGACGGCGAGTTTCTCCAGGTGGGCGACGACGGTCGCCTCGGCCAGGTCCCGGACGCCGGTGAGGTCCTTCTCGTAGGCGGCGTCGGTGATCTCGGCGACGGTCCGGGCGCCGTCGTGGACGGCGTCGCGGACCCGCCCCTCGCGGTCGCGGCGGTGAGTGATGAGACGAGCGCAGGTCTCGCGCGGGTCGGCGATGACGGGGCCGTGGGCGGGATAGAGGGTGTCGGGGTTCCGGGCCCAGAGCCGGCGGAGCGAGGAGACGTAGGCACGCATGTCGCCCTCCGGCGCGCCGACGACCACGCTGCCCGCGGCGACGGCGAGGTCGCCGACGAGGTAGGCGTCGGTGCCCGTGGTGTCGTCCGGGAAGCGGAACCCGACGTGCTCGGGGGCGTGGCCCGGCAGGTCGACGACGGTGGCGTCACCGTCGCCGGTCGGGATGGTCGTCCCGTCGACGAACGTCCGGTCGGGGACGACGCCGGTGGCGGCCTCGAACTCGTCGCCCCGGCCGTACCGGCACCAGACGGTGGCGTCGTGTGCGCTCGCGTAGTGCTCGACGGCGCCGACGTGGTCCGGGTGGTGGTGGGTGACGGCGACGTGGGCGACCGTGCGGTCGGCGAGCAGCGCGTCGAGGTCGTCGGTCACGGCCGCCGGGTCGACGAGGAGGGCCTCGTCCGTGCCGAGACAGTAGGCGGCGGTCTTCCCGGTGGGTGCGCGGGTGGGGACCGTGAGCGGGACGCGGGTGCAGTCCATACTCGCGGGTCGGCGGCGAGGTGGAAAAATGGGGCGGGCGCCCGGCGGCGGCGACGTTACTCGGTGAGGTAGTAGACCTGCTTGCGCGCGTCGTGGAAGGAGTAGCGCGAGCCGACGAGGTCCTCCTCCTCCAGCCGGTTCAGCGCGTAGCGCACGGTGCGGTCGGGGAGGAGCGACTCCTCGGCGAGCTGTCCCTGCGAGAGGGGGGAGGCGTCCTCCAGCACCTTCGCGACCAGCTTCGCGCTCGGCGGGAGTTCGCGCAGGCGCTCGCGGAACTCGGGGTCTGTCAGGGGCGACTCGTGGGCCTGCTCCTCCGGCGTCGTGCTCATACACCCACCTCGCTCGGAACCCTCCGTAAAGCCTCGCTATATGTGTGACAATACAATACGAACACTGCTATGTGACTAAGGGCCCCTTATACAAACTCGGGTGACAGAAGTTGCCGGAACCGACAGCGAGTGCGAGGCCCCCTGATTGCAGGACTCCTTAAGCCGTCGCGGTGTGCCTCCGTGCTCCGGCCGCGGGATATGTACGGGAAGTGGTTGGTTACGTGGCGTCGGGCCGGCTTCGGCATCGAGCGGTGACCGTGCGGGGCGACACCGGCTACAGCCGCCGGCGCGCCGGCGCGCGCACGGGTCGGCGGGGACCTGACGGCCCCCCGTGGATGGGGCAGGGTCGTCACGGTCGGGGGAACGGTTTTGCGCGCCGGTTCCGACGCTCCGGTATGCTCGAACTGGAGCACGGGTTCAGGGTCGTCGACGTCGGGGCGACGCTGGTCGGCGAGCCAGGCGGGTCGCGCGGTCGCGCGGTCGCACCGGATCGGCTGGAGCGTGAACTCCGGCAGGCGGGTGTGGTGCGCGCGGTCGTCGCCCCGCCGTCCCGACCGAACGAGAGCGGCTACCTCGCGGCCAACAACGCCGTCGCACGACGCTCCGTCGACCGGCCGTTCGTCCCCTTCGCGCGGCTCTCCGGTCCTCGGGTGCCGGGCGACCCGCCGGACGAGCGGTCGAACCCCGGGGAGCACCCGGACACCGAGTCGGTGGCACAGTACGGCTACGACGACCGGTTCCACGGGTTCGCCATCGACCCCACACTGGATGGCCTGCCGACCCCGGGGACGCTCGACGCGCTCGGTGATGTGGGGCTACCGGTCCTGGTGACCGGCGGCCACGGGTTCCCCCCATCCCGGGTGGCCGACCTCTGTGGGCGTGGGTTCCCCGTCGTCCTCGGCGGCGTCGGCGGCGACCCCGGGACCCGCGAACTGTTCGCGACGGCTGTCGACCTGCTGGAGCGCCACGACGACCTGTTCCTCGATACGGGGACGGTCCGGTCGCGGGCGCACCTGGAGCGTGCGCTCCGCGAACACCCCGACCGGGTGCTGTTCGCCAGTCGCGCGGGCGAGGCCCACCCGAACGTGGCCGTGATGACGCTGCTCACCTGTTCCGTTCCGGAGGACACGATGGGACGGGCGTTCGACGGCAACCCCTCGCGGGTGGTGCCGTCGCTGGCGCCCTGAGTCGGCCCCGGGAGAAGCGCCCCCGCCCGAGCCGGAACTACCGGCGGTCGAAGACGGTGACCGCGCGATCAGTCCGCGAGGAGATGCCCCGTGGGTTCCGCCGGGGACTCCGGTCCCCGTACCGGGCCCGGATTCCGTCGACCAGGCCACGGCCCGTGCCGAGGGTGACGTCCCGGCCGTTGCCGAACCAGGTCGAGGGGCGGGCCTCGCCGCGGCCCACCTCGCGGAGCGCGTCCCACGCGTCGTCGACGGCGTGCCGGCAGACCCGGTAGGCGACCGTCGGCCGCGGGCCGTAGTTCTTGACGAGCCGGTACGTGAGCGACCGGTAGCGCCAGCGCCAGTCGGCCTCGTCGCCCCCGTCGGCGCGGGGCGACGGCCCGCGGTCGGGGTCGAACCTGACGGACATGGCCGGGCGCCAGTCGACCCCGAACCCGGTCGCCGCGAGCCGGTGGGCCGCGTCGCGTGCGCCGCCGACCTCCAGGTACTCGTCGAACCCGTCGATCGCGTGCAGCGCCTGCTGGGTGAACGCGACGTTCCGCGGATTGACGTAGGTGACCGAGCGGCCCTTGATGCGACGGGTCTCGACCTCCTCGGTGGCGACGCCGGCACGGAGCTGGCGGTTCGTCGGCCCGGAGATGGCGCCGACGGGCGGTGTCGGCTCCGCTCCGTCCCCGTCGTCGTCCGCAGGTTCCGTCCCGGCCTCGCCCGCCGTCTCGGCCCCGCCGTCGGTCGCCACCGGCGCGTCGGTGTCCGTCCCGGCATCGGTCCCGACCCCGGGCACGCGCTCGCGGAGTGCCCCCATCCACCCCTCGTCCACGACGAGTTCGTCGCCGAGGAAGGCGATGATGTCGCCGCTCGCGCGCGCCGCGCCGGCGTTGCGAGCGACGTTGACGTTCCGCTCGTCGAGTTCGACGAGCACGTCCACCTCGTCCCGGTCGCGGACCATCCCGCTGGTCCCGTCGGCCGAGGGCCCGTTGGCGACCACCGTCTCGATGCCCGGCGCCCGCTCGGCGAGGGCGTCGAGACAGGTCGCCAGCCGGTCCCGCCCGTTCAGGGTCGGGATAACGACCGAGATATCCATACGGTGTCGTTCGGCCACGCAGGGGCAAAAAGCCCGCGGGTCGGGGGGCGTACGGCGTGGTCCCCCGTAGCACAGGCGGTCTGCGCGGTGAAGAGGCGATAGTGGGCCGGGCCGTGCGGGCTCCGATCCCCGGGTGTCGCGCCTGAGACACTCAGCGGCCGATGACGACGGCCTCGCGGATCTCGAGGGCGGTCTCGAACTCGTCGCGCCGGCCCGCGTCCGTGCCGACGCGGCGGAGCTGTGCGGCGTGGACCCGGCGGAGGGCGTCCGTCTCGTTGTCGTCGAAGCCCAGCCGCCCCCCGAGGTCGTCCCAGTGGTCGGCCTCGACGAAGAAGCCGACGCGGTCGGGTTCGGTGAACGCCACCTCGTACTCGCGCCGGTACTCGGCGAGGCGGTCGCCGAGGTGGGCCTGTGCGAGGTCCACCAGGTCCGGGAGGCGCTGGGGACTCACGCTCGCCTTCGCCGCCGCCAGCAGCAGCACCTGCCCGTCCATCGGGTCGCCGTCCCCGGCCATCGTCAGCCGCCGGCACGCATGGCCTTCCGGCCGAACTGCTCCATCAGCGGCTCCAGCGTCTCCGGCGGCCCCTCGAACGTCACCGTCACCTCCGTCAGCTCCATCGAGCCCGCGACGTGGACCTTCTCCGCGCTGGTCTCGACCCGCCAGTCCGGCCCCTCGACCGTGTGGTCGTCGACCGCCTCGCCGCCGAGGTTGGTGAGGTAGTGGCGCACGAGCCGCTCGGAGATGCCGCGGAACGCCTTCTCCCGCCGGACGGTTCCCCCGACGCCCGCCTCGTCGGTCCGGCCCGCCTCGCCAGCTCGGCCCTCCTCGCTCCCCCCGGCGACGGGCGGGAACACCGACACCGCATCGCCGTCCTCGAGCGGCGTGGCCAGCCCCTCCATGTGGACCACCTCGCGGCCGTTCTTCAGCACGGAGAGCTGCGGGCGGAGTTCGCCCTCGTCGTCGAGGATCTCGCCCTCGAGCCCGTCGAACTCGGCCTCGAGCGCCCGGAGGACCGTCCCGACGTCGGCGCCGTCGTCGAACTCGCGCTCGATGGTCTTCGACCCGACGGCCTGCCGGAACGTCGCGAAGAACCGAAGCTCGATATCCATGCCCGCCGGAAGGGCCGGACGGGACATGAGTGTTGGCGTGCCCCGCACGGCTCGCGCCGACCCGCCCGCGCACGGGCCACCGACGCCACACGGCAAGAGCGAAACGTCCCCCGTCCCTCGACCCGCGTGATGACGGACACGGGCGGCGATGACGGGCGCGTCTACCACGTGAACGGCCGGCTCGTCCCCCGCGGGTCGGCGATGGTGTCGGTCGAGGACCGCGGCTTCCGCTACGGCGACGCCGCGTTCGAGACGATGCGGGCCTACGGCGGGGAGATCCTCGACTGGGACCGCCACCTCGCGCGGCTGGAACGCACCTGTGAGGCGCTCGGGATGGCCGCGGCCGTCCCCGACGACCTCGCGGTCCGGGTCGCGGATACGCTCGACGAGAACGACCTCGCGGACGCCTACGTCCGTGTCTCGGTCACGCGCGGGCCGGCCGCGGGGAAGCTCACGCCCCCGCCGGAGACGGAACTCGACCCGACGGTCGTCGTGGTGGCCCGCCCCCTCCCGCGTGGGGGACTCCCGGACCGCGGGGGCGAGCGGGTCTGGGACGACCCCGCCGTCGTCCAGACGGTTCGGACCCGGCGCATCCCGGACGCCGCGCTCCCGGCCGACGCGAAGACCCACAACTACCTCAACGGCATCCTCGCACGGCTGGAACTGCGGCGCGCGTCGAGCGACGGTTACGCC from Haloglomus litoreum includes the following:
- a CDS encoding MarR family transcriptional regulator; translation: MSTTPEEQAHESPLTDPEFRERLRELPPSAKLVAKVLEDASPLSQGQLAEESLLPDRTVRYALNRLEEEDLVGSRYSFHDARKQVYYLTE
- a CDS encoding amidohydrolase produces the protein MLELEHGFRVVDVGATLVGEPGGSRGRAVAPDRLERELRQAGVVRAVVAPPSRPNESGYLAANNAVARRSVDRPFVPFARLSGPRVPGDPPDERSNPGEHPDTESVAQYGYDDRFHGFAIDPTLDGLPTPGTLDALGDVGLPVLVTGGHGFPPSRVADLCGRGFPVVLGGVGGDPGTRELFATAVDLLERHDDLFLDTGTVRSRAHLERALREHPDRVLFASRAGEAHPNVAVMTLLTCSVPEDTMGRAFDGNPSRVVPSLAP
- a CDS encoding MBL fold metallo-hydrolase, producing MDCTRVPLTVPTRAPTGKTAAYCLGTDEALLVDPAAVTDDLDALLADRTVAHVAVTHHHPDHVGAVEHYASAHDATVWCRYGRGDEFEAATGVVPDRTFVDGTTIPTGDGDATVVDLPGHAPEHVGFRFPDDTTGTDAYLVGDLAVAAGSVVVGAPEGDMRAYVSSLRRLWARNPDTLYPAHGPVIADPRETCARLITHRRDREGRVRDAVHDGARTVAEITDAAYEKDLTGVRDLAEATVVAHLEKLAVEGRVRWDGTEATPS
- a CDS encoding aminotransferase class IV, with product MTDTGGDDGRVYHVNGRLVPRGSAMVSVEDRGFRYGDAAFETMRAYGGEILDWDRHLARLERTCEALGMAAAVPDDLAVRVADTLDENDLADAYVRVSVTRGPAAGKLTPPPETELDPTVVVVARPLPRGGLPDRGGERVWDDPAVVQTVRTRRIPDAALPADAKTHNYLNGILARLELRRASSDGYAPDEALMRDFDGHVAEGATSNLFFVDDGTLKTPEAGDLLPGITREVVLELAAAESFPVERGRYDLDDVRNADEAFLTNRTWELRPVATVDGIDIGSGPITSLLQRLYDERVETRCY
- a CDS encoding glycosyltransferase family 2 protein; translated protein: MDISVVIPTLNGRDRLATCLDALAERAPGIETVVANGPSADGTSGMVRDRDEVDVLVELDERNVNVARNAGAARASGDIIAFLGDELVVDEGWMGALRERVPGVGTDAGTDTDAPVATDGGAETAGEAGTEPADDDGDGAEPTPPVGAISGPTNRQLRAGVATEEVETRRIKGRSVTYVNPRNVAFTQQALHAIDGFDEYLEVGGARDAAHRLAATGFGVDWRPAMSVRFDPDRGPSPRADGGDEADWRWRYRSLTYRLVKNYGPRPTVAYRVCRHAVDDAWDALREVGRGEARPSTWFGNGRDVTLGTGRGLVDGIRARYGDRSPRRNPRGISSRTDRAVTVFDRR
- a CDS encoding LysE family translocator, with the protein product MSTLVSLAAGVVFGLALAAPPGPMNAVIAEESVLRGWKEGFRAGLGAATADFIFFLLAVAGVVTFVRQSALVTGLMVGLGGILMLYFAYGAVADARETFTDVEAALDESSRGFRKAFVLALTNPYQIVFWLTVGVGLLEPGTLDALAPLSDALAGFLVVETGSPALLVGLFAGIGLWITGFPAALVGAQRRVDRLAPAVAGVSALVLAGFGVFYLLRAAETLSTL
- a CDS encoding HD domain-containing protein, which produces MGVEIKESPVSEAEFEAMKGFVHDYLAASVENEEEGGRMRWYPWHSAEYRFNHIRNVTELAADIARKEGANVDVTRVAALFHDISKLEADQDVHAEEGARVAREYLETHGNYPASFVDAVCRAVREHSYQGDLDDVTLESRCLMEADLLDKVGANGTALMLLRMGYESRTHMDANEMVGRVLERGEDAAARVRSDTAQSIAHQRLKRVRWFKEWLEDEIADMEPTVPDEPE